A genomic window from Streptomyces sp. WMMC940 includes:
- the truB gene encoding tRNA pseudouridine(55) synthase TruB, with product MSQHSDTAPAATGSATRDGLVIVDKPAGFTSHDVVAKMRGIARTRRVGHAGTLDPMATGVLVLGVQKATKLLGHLALTEKEYLGTIRLGQNTVTDDAEGEVTSSTVASGIARDAIDAQVAELTGDIMQVPSKVSAIKIDGKRSYARVRGGEEFDIPARPVTVSQFTVHDVREAVAEDGTPVTDLVVSVVCSSGTYVRALARDLGAGLGVGGHLTALRRTRVGPYKLDAARTLDQLQEELTVMPIGEAAAAAFPRWDVDAERARLLLNGVRLDMPEYPTRGPVAVFGPEERFLALVEQQRGKAKSLAVFG from the coding sequence ATGAGCCAGCACAGCGACACCGCCCCCGCCGCCACCGGGAGCGCCACCCGCGACGGCCTCGTCATCGTCGACAAGCCGGCCGGCTTCACCTCCCACGACGTCGTCGCCAAGATGCGCGGCATCGCGCGCACCCGCCGGGTCGGGCACGCGGGCACACTGGACCCGATGGCGACCGGCGTGCTCGTCCTGGGCGTCCAGAAGGCCACCAAGCTGCTCGGCCATCTGGCACTCACCGAGAAGGAGTACCTCGGGACGATCCGGCTCGGCCAGAACACCGTCACCGACGACGCGGAGGGCGAGGTCACCTCGTCCACCGTCGCCTCGGGCATCGCCCGGGACGCCATCGACGCCCAGGTCGCCGAACTGACCGGCGACATCATGCAGGTGCCGTCGAAGGTCAGCGCCATCAAGATCGACGGCAAGCGGTCCTACGCGCGGGTGCGCGGCGGCGAGGAGTTCGACATCCCCGCACGTCCGGTCACGGTCTCGCAGTTCACCGTCCACGACGTCCGCGAGGCCGTCGCCGAGGACGGCACCCCGGTGACCGACCTCGTCGTCTCGGTGGTCTGCTCCTCCGGCACCTACGTCAGGGCCCTCGCCCGCGACCTCGGCGCCGGGCTCGGCGTCGGGGGACATCTGACCGCGCTACGCCGCACCCGCGTCGGTCCGTACAAGCTCGACGCGGCCAGGACGCTCGACCAGCTCCAGGAGGAGCTGACGGTCATGCCGATCGGCGAGGCCGCCGCGGCGGCGTTCCCGCGCTGGGACGTCGACGCCGAACGAGCCCGGCTGCTGCTCAACGGCGTACGCCTCGACATGCCGGAGTACCCCACGCGGGGTCCGGTCGCCGTCTTCGGACCCGAGGAACGGTTCCTGGCCCTGGTCGAGCAGCAACGCGGCAAGGCGAAGAGCCTCGCGGTCTTCGGCTGA
- the rbfA gene encoding 30S ribosome-binding factor RbfA yields the protein MADNARARKLADRIQVVVAETLDRRIKDPRLGFVTITDARVTGDLREATVFYTVYGDDEERAASAAALESAKGILRSEVGRQTGVRFTPSLTFVPDALPDNARTIDDLLDKARAKDAEVRQASTGKTYAGEADPYRKPEDEDRDEDAASE from the coding sequence GTGGCCGACAACGCGCGGGCCCGCAAGCTGGCCGATCGCATCCAGGTCGTGGTCGCGGAGACCCTGGACCGGCGAATCAAGGATCCGCGGCTGGGCTTCGTCACGATCACGGACGCCCGGGTCACCGGCGACCTGCGGGAGGCCACGGTCTTCTACACGGTGTACGGGGACGACGAGGAGCGAGCGGCGTCCGCCGCGGCGCTGGAGTCCGCCAAGGGCATCCTGAGGTCCGAGGTGGGCCGGCAGACCGGTGTCCGTTTCACGCCGAGCCTGACGTTCGTCCCGGACGCCCTCCCGGACAACGCCCGGACCATCGACGATCTGCTCGACAAGGCACGGGCCAAGGACGCGGAGGTCCGCCAGGCGTCCACGGGCAAGACCTACGCGGGCGAGGCCGACCCCTACCGCAAGCCGGAGGACGAGGACAGGGACGAGGACGCGGCCTCCGAATGA
- a CDS encoding DUF503 domain-containing protein: MFVGTLSFDLLLGDVRSLKEKRSVVRPIVAELQRKYAVAVAEVGGQNLHRRAEIGLAAVSGDPGHLTDVLDRCERLVAARPEVELLSVRRRLHGDDD; this comes from the coding sequence ATGTTTGTGGGGACGCTGTCCTTCGACCTGCTCCTCGGCGACGTTCGTTCGTTGAAGGAGAAACGCTCCGTCGTCCGCCCGATCGTGGCCGAGCTCCAGCGCAAGTACGCGGTGGCCGTGGCCGAGGTGGGCGGACAGAACCTGCACCGCAGGGCCGAGATCGGCCTCGCGGCGGTGTCCGGTGACCCGGGACACCTCACAGACGTACTGGACCGGTGCGAGCGCCTTGTCGCCGCCCGGCCCGAAGTGGAGCTGCTGTCGGTGCGACGGCGGCTGCACGGCGACGATGATTGA
- the infB gene encoding translation initiation factor IF-2 → MAKVRVYELAKEFGVESKVVMAKLQELGEFVRSASSTIEAPVVRKLTDAFQQGSGAAPAKRSAGKPAAPRKSAPSPAAASRAGGAPTPAAPSPAQAARPAAPKPGAPAPKPGAPAPKPAAAEAPKSAPAAPTPGPRPTPGPKPAAAPKPAPAAPAAPEFTAPPAAPAAGPRPGATPGPRPAARPGQGQGGGSRPSAPRSGGERQAPRPGARPAGPRPGNNPFTSGGSTGMARPQAPRPGGAPRPGGQGAPGGPRPQGAGQGGPRPQAPGGSRPTPGGMPRPQAPRGAGGPGGGPGGNRPNPGMMPQRPAAGPRPGPGGRGPGGPGGRPGGGGGAGRPGFAGRPGGGGGGGGRPGGGGGFGGPRPGGGGGGFGGGGGRPGFGGRPGGPGGRGGTQGAFGRPGGPARRGRKSKRQRRQEYEAMQAPSVGGVMLPRGNGETVRLSRGASLTDFAEKINANPASLVAVMMNLGEMVTATQSVSDETLQILAGEMNYTVQIVSPEEEDRELLESFDIEFGEDEGGEEFLVARPPVVTVMGHVDHGKTRLLDAIRKTNVVAGEAGGITQHIGAYQVSTEVNEEERRITFIDTPGHEAFTAMRARGAKSTDIAILVVAANDGVMPQTIEALNHAKAADVPIVVAVNKIDVEGADPTKVRGQLTEYGLVAEEYGGDTMFVDISAKQGLNIENLLEAVVLTADAALDLRANPEQDAQGIAIESHLDRGRGAVSTVLVQRGTLRIGDTMVVGDAYGRVRAMLDDKGNNVEEATPSTPVLVLGLTNVPGAGDNFLVVDEDRTARQIAEKRAARERNAAFAKRTRRVSLEDLDKVLKAGEVQQLNLIIKGDASGSVEALESSLLQLDVGEEVDIRVLHRGVGAVTESDIDLATGSDAIVIGFNVRAAGRATQMAEREGVDVRYYSVIYQAIEEIEAALKGMLKPEYEEVELGTAEIREVFRSSKLGNIAGVLIRSGEVRRNTKARLIRDGKVVAENLNIEGLRRFKDDVTEIREGFEGGINLGNFNDIKVDDVIATYEMREKPRG, encoded by the coding sequence GTGGCTAAGGTCCGGGTATACGAACTCGCCAAGGAGTTCGGCGTGGAGAGCAAGGTCGTCATGGCCAAGCTCCAAGAACTCGGTGAATTCGTCCGTTCGGCGTCGTCGACGATCGAGGCGCCGGTTGTACGCAAACTGACTGATGCTTTCCAGCAGGGTTCCGGGGCTGCCCCCGCGAAGCGCTCTGCCGGAAAGCCCGCGGCGCCGCGCAAGTCCGCGCCCTCCCCCGCAGCGGCAAGCCGCGCGGGTGGCGCCCCCACGCCCGCCGCGCCCTCCCCGGCGCAGGCGGCGCGTCCCGCAGCCCCCAAGCCCGGCGCACCGGCCCCCAAGCCCGGCGCACCGGCCCCCAAGCCGGCCGCCGCCGAGGCTCCCAAGAGTGCTCCCGCGGCCCCGACCCCCGGCCCGCGGCCGACCCCGGGCCCCAAGCCCGCGGCGGCCCCGAAGCCGGCTCCGGCCGCTCCGGCCGCGCCGGAGTTCACCGCGCCCCCGGCCGCCCCGGCTGCCGGTCCCCGGCCCGGTGCCACTCCCGGCCCGCGTCCGGCCGCCCGTCCCGGCCAGGGCCAGGGCGGCGGTTCCCGTCCCAGTGCCCCGCGCTCCGGTGGCGAGCGCCAGGCCCCGCGTCCCGGTGCCCGTCCCGCGGGCCCGCGTCCGGGCAACAACCCCTTCACCTCCGGTGGCTCGACCGGTATGGCGCGCCCGCAGGCGCCCCGTCCGGGCGGTGCTCCGCGGCCCGGCGGTCAGGGCGCCCCCGGTGGCCCGCGTCCGCAGGGCGCCGGCCAGGGCGGTCCCCGTCCGCAGGCTCCCGGTGGTTCCCGTCCCACCCCGGGTGGCATGCCGCGTCCGCAGGCTCCGCGCGGAGCCGGCGGCCCCGGCGGCGGCCCCGGTGGCAACCGTCCCAACCCGGGCATGATGCCGCAGCGGCCCGCCGCCGGCCCGCGTCCCGGTCCCGGCGGCCGTGGCCCCGGTGGTCCCGGCGGCCGTCCCGGTGGCGGCGGCGGTGCGGGACGTCCCGGCTTCGCCGGTCGTCCCGGTGGTGGCGGTGGCGGCGGCGGTCGTCCCGGTGGCGGCGGCGGCTTCGGCGGCCCGCGTCCCGGTGGCGGCGGTGGCGGCTTCGGTGGCGGCGGCGGTCGTCCCGGCTTCGGCGGACGTCCGGGTGGCCCCGGCGGCCGCGGTGGCACGCAGGGAGCCTTCGGCCGTCCCGGCGGTCCGGCCCGTCGCGGCCGCAAGTCGAAGCGGCAGAGGCGCCAGGAGTACGAGGCCATGCAGGCCCCGTCGGTCGGCGGTGTGATGCTGCCCCGCGGCAACGGCGAGACCGTCCGTCTGTCGCGCGGTGCCTCCCTCACCGACTTCGCGGAGAAGATCAACGCCAACCCGGCGTCGCTCGTCGCCGTGATGATGAACCTCGGCGAGATGGTCACGGCCACGCAGTCCGTCTCCGACGAGACCCTCCAGATCCTCGCCGGCGAGATGAACTACACGGTTCAGATCGTCAGCCCGGAGGAGGAGGACCGCGAGCTGCTCGAGTCCTTCGACATCGAGTTCGGCGAGGACGAGGGCGGCGAGGAGTTCCTGGTCGCGCGTCCGCCGGTGGTGACCGTGATGGGTCACGTCGACCACGGCAAGACCCGACTGCTGGACGCCATCCGCAAGACGAACGTCGTCGCGGGCGAGGCCGGCGGTATCACGCAGCACATCGGTGCGTACCAGGTCTCCACCGAGGTCAACGAGGAAGAGCGTCGCATCACCTTCATCGACACCCCGGGACACGAGGCGTTCACCGCCATGCGTGCCCGCGGTGCGAAGTCGACCGACATCGCGATCCTCGTGGTGGCGGCCAACGACGGTGTGATGCCCCAGACGATCGAGGCGCTGAACCACGCCAAGGCGGCCGACGTGCCGATCGTGGTCGCGGTCAACAAGATCGACGTCGAGGGCGCGGACCCGACGAAGGTGCGCGGTCAGCTGACCGAGTACGGACTGGTGGCCGAGGAGTACGGCGGCGACACCATGTTCGTCGACATCTCCGCCAAGCAGGGTCTGAACATCGAGAACCTGCTGGAGGCCGTGGTCCTGACGGCGGACGCCGCCCTGGACCTGCGGGCCAACCCGGAGCAGGACGCGCAGGGCATCGCGATCGAGTCCCACCTCGACCGCGGCCGCGGTGCCGTCTCGACCGTCCTGGTCCAGCGCGGCACCCTGCGCATCGGCGACACGATGGTCGTCGGCGACGCGTACGGCCGTGTCCGCGCGATGCTCGACGACAAGGGCAACAACGTGGAGGAGGCGACCCCGTCGACTCCCGTCCTCGTCCTGGGTCTCACCAACGTCCCGGGCGCCGGCGACAACTTCCTGGTCGTCGACGAGGACCGTACGGCCCGTCAGATCGCCGAGAAGCGTGCCGCCCGTGAGCGCAACGCCGCGTTCGCCAAGCGCACCCGCCGGGTGTCCCTCGAGGACCTCGACAAGGTGCTCAAGGCGGGCGAGGTCCAGCAGCTCAACCTCATCATCAAGGGCGACGCTTCCGGTTCGGTCGAGGCCCTCGAGTCCTCGCTGCTCCAGCTGGACGTCGGCGAAGAGGTCGACATCCGCGTGCTGCACCGCGGTGTCGGTGCGGTCACCGAGTCGGACATCGACCTGGCGACCGGCTCCGACGCCATCGTGATCGGCTTCAACGTGCGCGCCGCCGGGCGTGCCACGCAGATGGCCGAGCGCGAGGGCGTGGACGTCCGCTACTACTCGGTCATCTACCAGGCGATCGAGGAGATCGAGGCGGCCCTCAAGGGCATGCTCAAGCCGGAGTACGAAGAGGTCGAGCTCGGCACGGCGGAGATCCGCGAGGTCTTCCGCTCGTCCAAGCTGGGCAACATCGCGGGTGTCCTCATCCGCTCCGGCGAGGTCCGGCGCAACACCAAGGCGCGCCTCATCCGCGACGGCAAGGTCGTCGCGGAGAACCTCAACATCGAGGGTCTGCGTCGCTTCAAGGACGACGTCACCGAGATCCGCGAAGGCTTCGAGGGCGGTATCAACCTCGGAAACTTCAACGACATCAAGGTCGACGACGTCATCGCGACGTACGAGATGCGCGAGAAGCCCCGCGGCTGA
- a CDS encoding YlxR family protein — translation MSGRTHVRACPERTCVGCRERAAKRDLLRIVAVEGVCVPDHRGTLPGRGAYLHPASVCLDLAVRRRAFPRALRAQGPLDTADVRREIEETAAQAAP, via the coding sequence GTGTCTGGTCGGACGCATGTCCGCGCATGCCCTGAGCGAACCTGCGTGGGGTGCCGGGAGCGGGCGGCCAAGCGCGATCTGTTGCGCATCGTGGCGGTCGAGGGCGTATGCGTCCCCGATCATCGCGGTACGCTGCCCGGCCGGGGTGCTTATCTGCACCCCGCCTCGGTCTGTCTCGACCTGGCGGTCCGCCGCCGGGCGTTCCCGAGGGCCCTCAGGGCCCAGGGGCCGCTCGACACCGCGGACGTCCGCCGGGAAATCGAGGAGACGGCGGCGCAGGCAGCACCGTAA
- the nusA gene encoding transcription termination factor NusA produces the protein MDIDVKLLRGLAQEKEIAFDLLVDAIESALLIAYHRTEGSRRHARVELNRQTGHVTVWAKEDPSELDEGQEPREFDDTPHDFGRIAASTARQVIQQRLRDAENDVTFGEYARREGDIVAGQVQQGKDPKNVLVKLDDKLEAILPVQEQVPGEDYSHGLRLRTYVVRVAKGVRGPSVTLSRTHPNLVKKLFALEVPEIADGSVEIAAIAREAGHRTKIAVRSTRSGLNAKGACIGPMGGRVRNVMAELHGEKIDIVDWSDDPAEMVANALSPARVSKVEIVDLGARSARVTVPDYQLSLAIGKEGQNARLAARLTGWRIDIRPDTEQPAEQG, from the coding sequence GTGGACATCGACGTGAAGCTCCTGAGGGGCTTGGCACAGGAGAAGGAGATTGCCTTCGACCTGCTGGTCGACGCCATCGAGTCGGCCCTCCTCATCGCGTACCACCGTACCGAGGGCAGCCGCCGGCACGCCCGGGTCGAGCTGAACCGGCAGACCGGGCACGTGACGGTGTGGGCGAAGGAGGACCCGTCGGAACTCGACGAGGGCCAGGAGCCCCGAGAGTTCGACGACACCCCCCACGACTTCGGCAGGATCGCGGCGTCCACCGCCCGCCAGGTCATCCAGCAGCGGCTGCGCGACGCCGAGAACGACGTCACCTTCGGCGAGTACGCCCGCCGTGAGGGCGACATCGTGGCCGGCCAGGTCCAGCAGGGCAAGGACCCCAAGAACGTGCTGGTGAAGCTGGACGACAAGCTGGAGGCCATCCTGCCGGTGCAGGAACAGGTGCCGGGCGAGGACTACTCGCACGGCCTGCGGCTGCGCACCTACGTCGTACGGGTGGCGAAGGGAGTGCGTGGCCCGTCCGTCACCCTGTCGAGGACCCACCCCAATCTGGTGAAAAAGCTCTTCGCGCTCGAGGTGCCGGAGATCGCCGACGGCTCGGTCGAGATCGCGGCCATCGCCCGTGAGGCCGGCCACCGGACCAAGATCGCCGTGCGGTCCACCCGCAGCGGCCTGAACGCCAAGGGCGCGTGCATCGGCCCGATGGGCGGCCGGGTGCGCAATGTCATGGCCGAGCTGCACGGGGAGAAGATCGACATCGTGGACTGGTCGGACGACCCGGCGGAGATGGTCGCGAACGCGCTGTCCCCGGCCCGGGTGTCCAAGGTCGAGATCGTCGATCTCGGCGCCAGGTCCGCGCGGGTGACGGTGCCCGACTACCAGCTGTCACTGGCCATCGGCAAGGAGGGGCAGAACGCCCGCCTCGCCGCACGGCTCACCGGCTGGCGGATCGACATCCGGCCGGACACCGAGCAGCCCGCCGAGCAGGGCTGA
- the rimP gene encoding ribosome maturation factor RimP, producing the protein MSTTQSERLRGLLEPLVSAADLDLEEIELSRAGRRRVLRVVVDSEEGVDLDACAELSRVISDRLDESDAMGEGEYQLEVTSPGAERPLSEHRHYVRAKGRLARFQLTTPDGKPGEELVARILDVDDEGLDLEVPGVKGRKPTARRLAFDEIAKARVELEFNRKDKNGIQKEEEA; encoded by the coding sequence ATGAGCACCACCCAGAGCGAGAGGCTGCGCGGACTGCTCGAACCGCTCGTCAGCGCCGCGGACCTGGATCTGGAAGAGATCGAACTGTCCCGGGCCGGCCGCCGCCGTGTGCTCCGCGTCGTCGTGGATTCGGAGGAAGGCGTCGATCTCGACGCCTGTGCCGAGCTCAGCCGTGTCATCTCCGACAGGCTCGACGAGAGCGACGCCATGGGCGAGGGCGAGTACCAGCTCGAAGTGACCTCCCCCGGGGCGGAGCGCCCTCTCAGCGAACACCGCCACTACGTGCGCGCCAAGGGCCGGCTCGCCCGGTTCCAGCTGACCACCCCGGACGGGAAGCCGGGCGAGGAGCTGGTCGCGCGGATCCTCGACGTCGACGACGAGGGTCTCGACCTGGAGGTGCCGGGGGTGAAGGGGCGCAAGCCCACCGCACGCAGACTCGCCTTCGACGAGATCGCGAAGGCGCGTGTCGAGCTCGAGTTCAACCGCAAGGACAAGAACGGCATTCAGAAAGAAGAGGAGGCGTAG
- a CDS encoding DUF4439 domain-containing protein encodes MSDALAAAQAALAAEHAAVYGYGVVGGRVGEARRAEAVAAYDAHRARRDALERTVRDLGGKPLAAQAAYALPFAVPDTAAAVRLAAVLEDRVAGVYSDLVRAARGPLRHDAAAALREAAVRSARWRGGGVAFPGLAERAAAQ; translated from the coding sequence ATGAGCGACGCGCTGGCCGCGGCGCAGGCCGCCCTCGCGGCCGAACACGCAGCCGTCTACGGCTACGGCGTGGTCGGCGGCCGGGTCGGCGAGGCGCGCCGGGCCGAGGCCGTGGCGGCGTACGACGCGCACCGGGCCCGCCGGGACGCCCTGGAGCGCACGGTCCGTGATCTCGGCGGGAAGCCCCTCGCCGCTCAGGCCGCCTACGCACTGCCCTTCGCGGTACCCGACACGGCGGCCGCGGTGCGGCTTGCCGCTGTCCTGGAGGACCGGGTCGCCGGCGTCTACTCCGACCTGGTGCGGGCCGCCCGGGGCCCACTGCGCCACGACGCCGCGGCCGCGCTGCGCGAGGCGGCGGTGCGGTCGGCGCGGTGGCGCGGTGGCGGCGTAGCCTTTCCCGGGCTTGCCGAACGAGCCGCGGCGCAGTGA
- a CDS encoding aminoglycoside phosphotransferase family protein gives MGFEPPRRLVRALGDTEWTGQLPKLVEETAARDGLEIERVMVPGGRSSLVVLVRRRDGTPAALKLVPSLAAPELERAALAHWNGFGAVRLLGGSGGALLLERLHPEVSVRSLPEAKALLEAAGTVRRLWVEPPSGHGFETVAERTARQVSALSERAATAPQALVDEALAAREELLAHPPESLLLHGNFRQSKVLAGDRTPWLAVGPEPLVGERAYDLARLARDRVEDLIAAAAGASAARRRVNRLADSLDVDRDRLRGWTLFRAVESGTRAIAEGRHAEGELSLEFAGWL, from the coding sequence ATGGGTTTCGAACCGCCCCGGCGTCTGGTGCGGGCGCTCGGCGACACCGAATGGACCGGGCAGCTGCCGAAGCTCGTCGAGGAGACCGCCGCCCGCGACGGTCTGGAGATCGAGCGGGTGATGGTGCCCGGCGGCCGGAGCAGTCTGGTCGTCCTCGTGCGCCGGCGGGACGGCACGCCCGCTGCCCTCAAGCTCGTGCCGTCGCTCGCGGCGCCGGAGCTGGAGCGGGCGGCGCTCGCGCACTGGAACGGATTCGGCGCGGTGCGGCTGCTGGGCGGTTCCGGGGGCGCGCTGCTGCTGGAGCGGCTGCATCCCGAGGTGTCCGTGCGCTCGCTCCCGGAGGCCAAGGCGCTGCTCGAGGCCGCGGGCACGGTGCGCCGGCTGTGGGTGGAGCCGCCGTCCGGCCACGGCTTCGAGACGGTGGCCGAGCGCACGGCCCGTCAGGTGTCCGCGCTGTCGGAACGCGCCGCCACCGCACCGCAGGCGCTGGTGGACGAGGCGCTGGCCGCGCGTGAGGAACTGCTCGCGCACCCCCCCGAGTCGCTGCTGCTGCACGGGAACTTCCGCCAGAGCAAGGTGCTCGCGGGCGACCGCACGCCCTGGCTGGCGGTCGGGCCGGAGCCGTTGGTCGGCGAGCGGGCGTACGACCTGGCGCGACTGGCCAGGGACCGGGTGGAGGACCTGATCGCCGCGGCCGCCGGCGCTTCCGCCGCCCGCCGCCGGGTGAACCGGCTCGCGGACTCGCTGGACGTCGACCGGGACCGCCTGCGCGGCTGGACGCTGTTCCGCGCGGTGGAGTCGGGCACGCGGGCGATCGCCGAGGGGCGGCACGCCGAGGGCGAGCTGTCGCTGGAGTTCGCCGGCTGGCTGTGA
- a CDS encoding proline--tRNA ligase, with amino-acid sequence MAAQVQRMSRLMVKTLRDDPADAETLSHKLLVRAGYVRRNAAGIWSWLPLGMRVLENVARVVREEMDAIGAQEVLLPALLPKEPYEATGRWEEYGAELFRLQDRKGADYLLGPTHEEIFTLLVKDQCTSYKDLPVILYQIQTKYRDEARPRSGILRGREFQMKDSYSFDTTDEGLAESYRLHREAYIKIFQRLGLEHRIVSAVSGAMGGSASEEFLAPAAAGEDTFVHCPSCDYAANTEAVTFGLKPVTGEHGPVEELDTPDTPTIETLAEHLGVPASATLKNLLVKVDGEIVAVGVPGDREVDLGKLTDHLAPATVELVTAEDFVGRPDLVRGYVGPQGLEKVRCIADPRVAPGTAWITGANKQDKHARNVVAGRDFEVDDYLDVVVVEDGDPCPSCGTGLKLDRAIEIGHIFQLGRKYTDAFQLDVLGQNGKPVRVTMGSYGIGVSRAVAALAEQHADEQGLCWPGEIAPADVHVVAAGKALQTELALDVAGKLGAAGLRVLVDDRAGVSPGVKFTDAELIGVPKILVAGRRSGEGVLELKDRRTGEREELTVEEAVARLTD; translated from the coding sequence ATGGCAGCCCAGGTCCAGCGCATGTCCCGTCTGATGGTCAAGACACTGCGCGACGATCCTGCGGACGCCGAGACGCTCAGCCACAAGCTGCTGGTCCGCGCCGGCTACGTCCGCCGGAACGCGGCGGGTATCTGGAGCTGGCTGCCCCTCGGCATGCGCGTCCTGGAGAACGTCGCCCGGGTCGTCCGCGAGGAGATGGACGCCATCGGCGCCCAGGAGGTGCTGCTGCCCGCGCTGCTGCCCAAGGAGCCGTACGAGGCGACCGGGCGCTGGGAGGAGTACGGCGCCGAGCTGTTCCGCCTCCAGGACCGCAAGGGCGCGGACTACCTGCTCGGGCCCACCCACGAGGAGATCTTCACCCTGCTGGTGAAGGACCAGTGCACCTCGTACAAGGACCTCCCGGTCATCCTGTACCAGATCCAGACGAAGTACCGCGACGAGGCCCGTCCGCGCTCCGGCATCCTGCGCGGCCGCGAGTTCCAGATGAAGGACTCGTACTCCTTCGACACCACCGACGAGGGCCTGGCGGAGTCGTACCGGCTGCACCGCGAGGCCTACATCAAGATCTTCCAGCGCCTCGGTCTGGAGCACCGCATCGTCTCCGCGGTCTCCGGCGCGATGGGCGGCTCCGCTTCCGAGGAGTTCCTCGCCCCGGCCGCCGCCGGTGAGGACACCTTCGTCCACTGCCCCTCCTGCGACTACGCGGCGAACACCGAGGCCGTCACCTTCGGCCTGAAGCCGGTCACCGGCGAGCACGGCCCCGTCGAGGAGCTGGACACCCCGGACACCCCGACCATCGAGACGCTCGCCGAACACCTCGGCGTGCCCGCCTCCGCCACGCTCAAGAACCTCCTCGTGAAGGTCGACGGCGAGATCGTCGCCGTCGGCGTGCCCGGTGACCGCGAGGTCGACCTCGGCAAGCTCACGGACCACCTGGCCCCGGCGACCGTCGAGCTGGTCACCGCCGAGGACTTCGTCGGCCGGCCCGACCTGGTGCGCGGATACGTCGGTCCGCAGGGCCTGGAGAAGGTCCGCTGCATCGCCGACCCGCGCGTCGCCCCGGGCACCGCCTGGATCACCGGCGCCAACAAGCAGGACAAGCACGCGCGGAACGTCGTCGCGGGCCGGGACTTCGAGGTCGACGACTACCTGGACGTGGTCGTCGTCGAGGACGGCGACCCGTGCCCCTCCTGCGGCACCGGACTGAAGCTCGACCGCGCCATCGAGATCGGCCACATCTTCCAGCTGGGCCGCAAGTACACGGACGCCTTCCAGCTCGACGTCCTGGGCCAGAACGGCAAGCCGGTCCGCGTGACCATGGGGTCCTACGGCATCGGCGTCTCCCGCGCCGTGGCCGCCCTCGCCGAGCAGCACGCCGACGAGCAGGGCCTGTGCTGGCCCGGCGAGATCGCCCCGGCGGACGTCCACGTCGTCGCCGCCGGCAAGGCGCTGCAGACCGAGCTCGCACTCGACGTGGCCGGGAAGCTCGGCGCGGCGGGCCTGCGGGTGCTCGTGGACGACCGGGCCGGTGTCTCACCGGGCGTGAAGTTCACCGACGCGGAGCTGATCGGCGTTCCGAAGATCCTGGTGGCGGGCCGCCGCTCCGGCGAGGGCGTCCTGGAGCTGAAGGACCGCCGCACGGGCGAGCGAGAGGAGCTGACGGTCGAGGAGGCCGTCGCGCGCCTCACCGACTGA
- a CDS encoding GNAT family N-acetyltransferase, with translation MEHDVEVAPVNLAARVDDALSVQALAFGLTAEEIGIRRHIVLRHLLCPGAHALGATTPTGRLVGFVYGMPNDRTHWWSTVVEPYLRSNGSDDWLDDSFVITELHVHPAYQGRGIGRRLITTITDDAAQPRSILSAIDTESPARGLYRALGYQDLARQVLFPSAPKPYAVMGAPLPLVRGA, from the coding sequence ATGGAACACGATGTCGAGGTCGCGCCGGTCAACCTCGCCGCACGCGTGGACGACGCCCTCTCCGTGCAGGCCCTCGCCTTCGGCCTCACCGCGGAAGAGATCGGTATCCGCCGCCACATCGTGCTCCGGCATCTGCTCTGCCCCGGGGCCCACGCCCTCGGCGCGACGACCCCCACGGGCCGGCTGGTGGGGTTCGTGTACGGGATGCCGAACGACCGCACCCACTGGTGGTCCACGGTCGTGGAGCCGTATCTGCGCAGCAACGGCTCCGACGACTGGCTGGACGACTCGTTCGTGATCACCGAGCTCCATGTCCACCCCGCCTACCAGGGGCGGGGCATCGGCCGCCGGCTGATCACCACCATCACCGACGACGCCGCCCAGCCCCGCTCCATCCTGTCCGCGATCGACACGGAGAGCCCGGCACGCGGCCTGTACCGCGCCCTCGGCTACCAGGACCTGGCGCGCCAGGTCCTCTTCCCCAGCGCCCCGAAGCCGTACGCGGTGATGGGGGCCCCGCTGCCACTGGTGCGCGGCGCCTGA